A stretch of DNA from Pagrus major chromosome 22, Pma_NU_1.0:
TTCGTCCACATGTGAACAAGACGATGGCGTCTGATGACGTCCTCAGGTCAAATGTTACATGATAGTACGTCTTGTTTCGAACTCTCTCTCGTTGAGGCCTCTGGTTTGATTCCCAGCCTGTCGAGGGAATGAAGCTGACAAACTCCTCTGGCCCGGCCGATATTTATGCTTTCATGCGGAGCTGTTCTCTCATTGGTTGAATTAAACCTCAGTGGGAGGTGCTTACACGAGTGCTCTGCAGTCTTGTTCGTTCCCTCCTCACAAACTGCTCGTCACAGTCGTTATATGACCTTTAAAGCTGCTTCATTCagtccttcctctctgtcttgcATGTGTCTCTCTCCCCGACAGACTGAGAAGGATCTTCAGCATCCCTGAAGAGTTACGTACACGGTGACAACATGACTCTGGCAGGTAAATGCAGCCGCAGCACAAAGTCCAACACCTCCTCCCTTTTACTGTACACACTGCGTATGAGTCTAACGAGCATTATCTCAGCCACATGTCTGTGCACAGACATTATGAAGGTTATAATAACATAATGAGAGTGGTTAGTCGCTGCCACTGGAGCAGGAGACTCACATCAGCAGTCCTTGAATGCctattcatcatttattttgagtcaacacaatgtgtgtgtgtgtgtgtgtgtgtgtgtgtgtgtgtgtgtgtgtgtgtgtgtgtgtgtgtgtgtgtgtcctcagccTACAAAGAGAAGGTCAAAGAGCTCCCCCTGGTGTCTCTGTTCTGTGCCTGCCTGAACCCACAGACTGCAGAAAAACCTACGTACAAGGCAGAAGGTAAAAATAaaccagtcacacacacaccaacactcGTACAGGGAGAGTATACAGTGTTACAGCCAACAGGCTGAGAGCTGAGACATGTAGAGTGTAGACTGTATGGAAACCACAAACCACACGATGCACCAGAAGTCACATGCTGATGGTAACGTGTTCGATCCCACACCACAGATGCGGTGGACCTCGGCTGGTGCGTCATCAAAGACGTGGAGGTGATCGAGCTGAACAAGCGGGCATCCGGCCAGGCCTTCGAGGTCATCCTCAAGCCTCCGTCCTTCGACGGCGTGCCAGACCTGAACACCTCCATGCCGCAGCGCCGCGACCCGTCTCTGGAGGAGATCCAGAAGAAGCTGGAGGCCGCAGAGGAGAGGCGGAAGGTGAGGGGAGGAGCGTCCACAACGAGAAACCCAATTGGACAGACCCTAACCCGTAAACCTaacccataaccctaacccgaGCTATTTGTAGCTCATTGGAGCATTGTCCAACATCTGACAGCACTCTTTGTGAGCAGCCTGATTTATCAACTCTGGGGAGAAAAGGGTGGAAACGGATGAAAGGAAGGAGTTGATGGAAAGGAAGGGAGGAAACCTGAGCAGAGGGAGGCGGGAGGATGAAAAGAGGGGACATGAAAGTACAAGGACAATCACACAAGGACACTCACAATGGCTCATATTCATCAAGCAGAGAggatgggggagagagaggggggaggaaaggTGAGAGGCGAGCTGGCACGGAGAAAATGTGTCCTGCAACAGGACGTCCAGCAGACATCTGCAACGTCACGTTTCCATCAGCTGTCGTTAGTTTATTAAGCTCctggaataataataatgtctctTCCTGCTAAAGTCAAAACTTTATGTAGTCGTTTCAGAtcagtttcctttttcttcctgctTTTGTTGGTTTGAAGTGGGCGGGGCTTAGTTTGATATAAGAGATGTCGTGCACCAATCAGGATTTAGCAGCATTTTGAATCAGATTTGCTCAGTCTGATAAAATCACACCAGCATCAGACCACAGCGACCCAACACAGGCACAGTGAGATAGTGCACATCTGTGATCTGACACCACGAAGTGTTGAACTGTAAGTGTTGTCTGTAAATAAGCAGCCTTTAATAACCTCGTGAATATTCATGTATCTTTTGCATCTCAGATCTTAGAGTGAAAACTTTGGGTAGTCGGTCGTTTCTAGTTTCTGATTAGCGTATTATTGTAAATTGCGACAACGATACGATAAAGATACGACTTTGATTCGGTTCGATACAGGTTCCTGCGATCGATCAGAGACGATATCATCAGCCCATCAGTTACATTTACATCAACTCCCATTTCTCTgaaatccaaaatatttccacactgccGACTTATTCCCGAGTGGGGAGTAAAAAATAGTCCTCGTAGTCTTTTTCTCCGTCTTTTTCTTGGCACTTTCATCATACAAATGACACACACCTCAGAGACGagtaaaccaaaacatgacgtcacacacacacagtgtctccAGGGCCGGTGTCAGAGAGACTGAACATCTGAACCCATCTGAACATGATCTCTTAATGGTGCCTGTCAGGTGCTCAGGTCCAGGTGGTCCAGTGCATATCCTGCCTCTTGTCTTGCCTCAAAGACCTCCCTGATTGTGGCTGATATCCTCGTTCTCATCTGCAGTTAAACGAAGGTGAAATCTCTGTTGATTTACCGTCAGTGTATTTTACCGTCTCTGTCTCCTTCCAGTGCCAGGAGGCTGAGCTGCTGAAGCACCTGGCGGAGAAGAGGGAGCACGAGCGCGAGGTGATCCAGAAGGCCTTCGAGGAGAACAACAACTTCATCAAGCACGCCAAGGAGAAGCTCAAGCAGAAGATGGAGGCCAACAAGGAGAACAGGGAGGCCCTGCTGGCCGCCATGCTGGAGAGGCTGCAGGAGAAGGTACAGTCCACTCCCTTACCCTCACAGAGAGCTCGTACCAGGCGTATTGAACTATTGGTGTTGTTgaaagaatagtttgacattttgagaaatatccaaaataaatggGGACAACAAAACTTTTAGTCTGGTGTCACGGTTTCAGTGCGCTGAAAAGTTATTGCACTTTAAAACCGCTACAAAGACGTGCAGCTCAAGAGACGAGTGCCCGCCAGGCGCTCTACAGGCAAACAGTGGTTTTGCTGGTGACGTGTTTCTGGCGATCCGTCTTGGTGTGATCATCCACTGAGAAAGACGGC
This window harbors:
- the stmn4 gene encoding stathmin-4, with amino-acid sequence MTLAAYKEKVKELPLVSLFCACLNPQTAEKPTYKAEDAVDLGWCVIKDVEVIELNKRASGQAFEVILKPPSFDGVPDLNTSMPQRRDPSLEEIQKKLEAAEERRKCQEAELLKHLAEKREHEREVIQKAFEENNNFIKHAKEKLKQKMEANKENREALLAAMLERLQEKDKHAEEVRKNKELKEEACR